The DNA sequence TACTTGGGTTATGTAGTAAATAGTGAAGGTATTCATACTTGCCCTAAGAAGATAGAAGGAATAGTGAATGCAACTACACCTAGCAACGTAACGGAGCTGAGATCCTTTATAGGCATGACAATGTACTATgctaaatttgtaaaaaatattagtaCAATAATGGCCCCATTATATGCACTATTAAAGAAGGAAATGAAGTTTAATTGGACAGCGGAGTGTGATATGGCCTTTAATGAAATTAAACATTTATTGTCTTCCAGCAAGGTGTTGGTGCACTATTCACCGGATCTGCCGCTGATTCTGACTACTGATGCCAGCAGCTATGGAGTGGGCGGCGTTATATCACACATTATGCCAGATGGTACAGAGAGAGCTATAGCATATGCTTCCCGAGTTTTGAATAAAGCAGAACGAGCATACTCACAGATTGACAAAGAAGCACTGGGAATCATATACTCAGTAAAAAAATTCCATCAATTCCTGTATGGTCGTCGGTTTGTTTTAAGAACCGATCACAAACCATTCGTGACAATCTTTGGGGACAAAGCCGGTATTCCAGTAATGGCTGCCAGCCGCTTGCAAAGATGGGCAGTGATCCTGGGTGGCTATCAATACGACATTGAATACATTCCAACAGCTAAGAATGCAGCGGATGCATTATCAAGATTACCATCGACTAGTCAGGATGTCAAGGACTATACAGAAGTAACATATATAAATTTTGTGCAAGATTTCCTACCTATAACCAGCATGGAGGTGAGGAAAGAGACAGAAAAAGATGAAACATTAAGGAAAGTAAACCAATTTTTAAGCAGGGGCTGGCCAGATCATTGTTCAGAGGAAGAaatgaaaccatattttgcacgAAGACAAGAACTATACACTGATACTGGCTGCATTATGTGGGGGTATCGGATGGTCATACCAGCAACACTGCGACCTACTATTATGAAGGAATTACATAGCAGTCACCAGGGTATGGTGAAAATGAAAGGCATAGCCCGCAGTTTCGTTTGGTGGCCAGGTATTGATAAAGATATTGAACAAATTTGCAAGCTTTGTGCAATCTGTGCGGCAGACGCAGCGGCAACTGCGAAGTCAGCACCACAGCCCTGGCCATACCATGAGCAAGCATGGAGTAGACTACACATCGATTTTTTAGGCCCCTTTGAAGGAAGAATGTTCTTTGTCATTGTGGATTCCACATCAAAATGGATTGAAGCTTTTGTAATGCAGAGGACTACAGGAACTGCGGTGATTAAGGTATTAATGGAGATATTTGCTCGCTTCGGGTTGCCAAAAGAAGTGGTTTCAGACAATGGACCGCCCTTCACGAGTCAGGAAGTGGATCAGTTCATGACACGGAGTGGAATTAAACACACTTATAGTGCACCATACCATCCCGCTTCAAACGGAGCCGCAGAGGGGGCTGTCAAGCTATGTAAACGGGCTCTGCGGAAAGCCACCAAAGAAAAGG is a window from the Cydia fagiglandana chromosome 13, ilCydFagi1.1, whole genome shotgun sequence genome containing:
- the LOC134670159 gene encoding uncharacterized protein K02A2.6-like, producing the protein MRARPLAYALRGPVERELERLQREGVITPVETADWATPIVPVVKSDGSLRICGDYKISLNKYLEVDRFPLPRVEDLFAKLHGGKKFSKIDLSQAYAQLVLDDTSKYTVINTHKGLFKYNRLIYGLSSSPGIFQRILEQMFVDIPRVGVFLDDVVITGLDDQEHLKNLTAVFERLQKYGLKIKNEKCSFMSESITYLGYVVNSEGIHTCPKKIEGIVNATTPSNVTELRSFIGMTMYYAKFVKNISTIMAPLYALLKKEMKFNWTAECDMAFNEIKHLLSSSKVLVHYSPDLPLILTTDASSYGVGGVISHIMPDGTERAIAYASRVLNKAERAYSQIDKEALGIIYSVKKFHQFLYGRRFVLRTDHKPFVTIFGDKAGIPVMAASRLQRWAVILGGYQYDIEYIPTAKNAADALSRLPSTSQDVKDYTEVTYINFVQDFLPITSMEVRKETEKDETLRKVNQFLSRGWPDHCSEEEMKPYFARRQELYTDTGCIMWGYRMVIPATLRPTIMKELHSSHQGMVKMKGIARSFVWWPGIDKDIEQICKLCAICAADAAATAKSAPQPWPYHEQAWSRLHIDFLGPFEGRMFFVIVDSTSKWIEAFVMQRTTGTAVIKVLMEIFARFGLPKEVVSDNGPPFTSQEVDQFMTRSGIKHTYSAPYHPASNGAAEGAVKLCKRALRKATKEKVDLDVALQSFLFNYRNCPHSTTGESPAMILQKRALRCRLDLLQPGATVDQRVRQAQGKQVERFASKPSYQMKQEDPVWLQEYSGPDKWVPGTISEVKGNRNYVVTRENGTTSHRHTDQLKKRFKYCVPHGTQFKNKEDIGIEVPQSVELPTQTAQDAPAAPAQPGTSTDPPAQVKSHESKRVRRPPVRFGFEID